The genomic interval ATACCTGGATTCAGGCAGCCCTTCAAAGTCCATTCAAGCCTTTTCATGATTTCAGCAAGACACTGGTGACTTGGAAAACTCATATTTTAGCCTATTTTCGGTTACCCTATACCAATGCAAGGACAGAAGGTATAAACCATAAGATTAAGAACCTTAAAAGAAGGGCTTATGGCTACCGGAATAGAGAACGATTTAGGTTAAGAGTTAAGCTTGAATGTGGCTGTTTTCAACAAGATCATTCCCTTCTTCACTTCGCCTCAGCATAGATGATGTCGCTTCAAGCCTCAAGCCAAAAGCGCTTGACCCTTTCGCGCCATCATCTCTTGATTGACTAGGTGAAGAAGGAGGTTTTACGGCTTATACCAGGCCCGGAAATGTGCGAGCTCCACAAAAAATGACGAAGAGCCAGAAAAGAAGGGGCGGACCAAATCCGGTCGATCTTGGCCCATTTCCGCCAGAACCCTCCTGAAACATTGGCCGGCCAACGGGTTACGGTCATTGAAGACTATCTCAGCCAAAAGCGGCACGAGATTGAGACTGGAAAAACGGAGCCGATCACCTTGCCTCAGTCCAATGTCCTTAAATATATTTGTGAAGATGAGTCTTGGGTGGCTCTCCGCCCCTCTGAACGGAGCCAAAAGCTAAATTTTACTTTGGGGTAAAGGGAGAGACCATGGAAGAGAGCCGGCATAAGCTCGAACAGTTAACCCGGGATGTGATGGGGAAAATACAGACCCATGTATCTCTAAATGTATGATATTTTAACCAGGTGTATGATCTGGCCGTTGGCATCGATGCCAACGGCTTATTTGTGCGCCAAAATTGAATTTAAATTTGATTAAAAAATGATTGACAATTGGAAACTTATTGTTGTATTCTGTATACAGAACAAGGAACACTGAATACGAAATAGGTGATGGCCATGAAAAAACTCAAGCCTGCTGAAACATTGGCTGAACAAGCTTATCAAGTCATTAAAAAAGCAATTATAAACAATGAATTTGGACCTAATGAGGCGCTGGTTGAGGAACATATTGCCCAGGAACTGGGGATTAGCCGTACCCCTATAAGGGCAGCGCTTAATCAACTAGCTTATGAAGGTCTGATTGAAATCAAGGCAGGAAAAGGGGCCAGAGTGAGTGCCATTTCCGAAAAAGATGTCCTTGATTTTCAACTTTTACGGGATGCTTTGGAACCTCTGGCAGCTAAAATTGCGGCAGACAAAATCAATGAACAAGATATTGAGCAACTGCGTCAAATCTGTGACCAGCAATACCAATCCATCGCCAATAAGGATTATTATCGATTTATTGAATTGGATTATCAGTTTCACTCCAAAATTGCTCAAATAACTGAAAATGCAAAACTAAGCGAAATTGTGGACAATCTTAATAATCAAATTCAGCGATTCTTGATTTTATCCAATACACTGCAAGACAGTGCCCTGGGGGCTGTCGAAGAACACTTGACTTTGGTAAAGGCGCTGGAAGCGAGAGATGCAGATTTAGCTGAAAAAATGATGCGTCAGCATGTTCAAAATGTGACCACACGCATTTTGACATCATCATAAATCATTTAATAAGGGGGAATAAAATTGAAACGATGGACAGTCTTGATGTTGTTTCTAGCTTTGTGCTCTGTACTGGCAGCATGTGGCGGAGAAACAACATCGGGTGAAACGGGGAGTGAAGAGGCTCAGAATGAAGTCTATGAAATTCGGGTGGCACATTTGGTAAACGAAGAACAGTCGACTCATGTTGCCTTGCTTGACTTTAAAGAAAGAGTGGAAGAACGGACAGATGGCAGAGTCCAGATCAAAATTTACCCCAGTGGATCTCTTTATCCTTCTGACCGTGAAGCCATCGAAGCAGTTCAAATGGGTAATTTGGA from Caldalkalibacillus thermarum carries:
- a CDS encoding transposase, yielding TWIQAALQSPFKPFHDFSKTLVTWKTHILAYFRLPYTNARTEGINHKIKNLKRRAYGYRNRERFRLRVKLECGCFQQDHSLLHFASA
- a CDS encoding GntR family transcriptional regulator → MKKLKPAETLAEQAYQVIKKAIINNEFGPNEALVEEHIAQELGISRTPIRAALNQLAYEGLIEIKAGKGARVSAISEKDVLDFQLLRDALEPLAAKIAADKINEQDIEQLRQICDQQYQSIANKDYYRFIELDYQFHSKIAQITENAKLSEIVDNLNNQIQRFLILSNTLQDSALGAVEEHLTLVKALEARDADLAEKMMRQHVQNVTTRILTSS